Part of the Nitrosophilus alvini genome, CTTGCTATGGTACTGCTTGCACTGTCGGTAGCTAAAATGGGATTTATTCTGCTGGGACTTGCGGAAATTGAGAGATGAAGAGTCGAGGCAAAAATATATACTGTAACAGATAGGAAAAATATAAAGAGTCTCATAACACAAAGCCTTGAACGGGAATTAACAATTCATTGTCACTTAACAGCTTTTACAGGCTTTTTGGACCTTATCCAGGCATATATGCCCCCACCAAGATCTGCGGCTTTTTTATATCCTAATTTATCGGCAAGAAAGTTTCCGACCACTTTTGTTCTGCTGCCCGTTCTGCAGACAAGAACAAAAGGCATATCTTTTGAAGGAACGACTTTTGCAAACTCTTTCATAAATCTGTTCAAATCATAGCCGCCTCTTTCATCAAAAAACATAATAAGCCTGCTGCCGGGAATTATACCTGTGCTTTTCCACTCCTGAGGCGTTCTGATATCAATAATAGGAACCTTTTGTTTTTTGAGTTTTTCCACCTCTTCTACAGAGAGCGTTTTGACTCCCGCTGTTAGGAGAATAGGCAAAAGTGATAGTAAAAAGATTATATTTTTCATAAGGTTGCCTTTTTGATAGGTAGAAACATTTCGGGCATAAGCCCGAATGTATGGAAGAGTATTATCTTTTTGAGAACTGAGGACTTCTTCTCGCTTTGTGTTTTCCGTATTTCTTTCTTTCAACTACCCTCGCATCTCTTGTCAAAAGACCCTGAGGCTTCAAAATAGATCTGAAAGATTCGTCAAAAGCTGTAAGCGCTTTTGATATCCCGTGCTTAAGAGCGTCTGCCTGTGCAGAGTATCCGCCGCCGAATGTTGTTGCAACGATATCTACGCTTGACTCCTGCTTTGTAAGAGTCAACGGAAGTCTTACTCTTTTCTTTATAGCTTCATGGCCGCCTAGCCACTCATCCAAACTCATGCCATTAACAATGATTTTGCCGCTACCCGGCGTTAACCAAACTTTTGCTATTGCTGTTTTTCTTTTTCCCGTTGCATATACTTTAGCCATCTGTTATCCCTTTACCTGTGCTGTGTGCGGATGCTCGCTTCCAGCATAAACTTTCAATTTTTTAAGCATCTGTTTTCCGAGTTTTGTTTTCGGAAGCATACCCCGTGTAGCAAGTTTAAATAGTTTTTCCGGATTCTTTTTTAGAAGATCTTCGAGTTTTTCACTTTTAACACCGCCAAAATAACCAGTATGTCTATGATACTCTTTGTTTTCCAGCTTGCTTCCGGTAAACTTGGCTTTTGATGCATTTATAACAACAACAAAATCGCCACAGTCAACATGCGGTGTATAAGAAGGCTTATGTTTGCCTCTAAGTATCGTTGCGATCTTTGTTATGAGTCTACCGAATGTTTCT contains:
- a CDS encoding rhodanese-like domain-containing protein, which encodes MKNIIFLLSLLPILLTAGVKTLSVEEVEKLKKQKVPIIDIRTPQEWKSTGIIPGSRLIMFFDERGGYDLNRFMKEFAKVVPSKDMPFVLVCRTGSRTKVVGNFLADKLGYKKAADLGGGIYAWIRSKKPVKAVK
- the rpsI gene encoding 30S ribosomal protein S9, producing the protein MAKVYATGKRKTAIAKVWLTPGSGKIIVNGMSLDEWLGGHEAIKKRVRLPLTLTKQESSVDIVATTFGGGYSAQADALKHGISKALTAFDESFRSILKPQGLLTRDARVVERKKYGKHKARRSPQFSKR
- the rplM gene encoding 50S ribosomal protein L13 — encoded protein: MKFTKMVKPEEVKRDWIVLDAEGETFGRLITKIATILRGKHKPSYTPHVDCGDFVVVINASKAKFTGSKLENKEYHRHTGYFGGVKSEKLEDLLKKNPEKLFKLATRGMLPKTKLGKQMLKKLKVYAGSEHPHTAQVKG